A genomic stretch from Planctomycetaceae bacterium includes:
- a CDS encoding NPCBM/NEW2 domain-containing protein produces MTVHRILATAIAALLSNPHAFTEGSVLRTTPEAEVRLQVTQLDGQSYPGSLTRITEQFVVVESDGDTREVPVDSVMMLEFPEFSRPQNPDESSSQPETMEVSLHDGSVLHSSGVIRTPQSVELVGTTLGSCQIPVSAVRAVQFQSTDATTAAQWSAFLKRDGPKDLLIIPKRDGTGLDFLAGIVASISEDNVSFLLDGDTIPVPRERVFGIVFAKAKDTGLNGSAVLYAGNKQRVGVSEVRYSEKAFHVMTSWGQRLSFDADQVARIDFSTGRIQYLSDLDPLQVQFDGIDPDGELFAGLIDDATAEKLYGLRRDSTLDPRRKIRLRGRRFDKGLCLHSRTTVSYALDQKYQSFEATVGVDDEVAFNQISQVLLKISADGKVLFEKQMITSDEPVSVSLPVSNMTTLVILVDYGDSDSSCDWVDLADAKLILATEGK; encoded by the coding sequence ATGACTGTCCATCGAATTCTTGCTACTGCCATCGCTGCCCTTTTAAGTAACCCGCATGCATTCACCGAAGGCAGCGTTCTCAGAACGACTCCGGAAGCTGAGGTTCGGCTACAGGTCACACAACTCGACGGCCAGTCATACCCCGGCTCACTCACAAGAATCACGGAACAATTCGTGGTTGTGGAGTCTGATGGCGATACGCGTGAAGTCCCTGTTGACTCGGTGATGATGCTGGAATTCCCGGAATTCAGCCGTCCTCAGAATCCAGACGAATCCAGCAGCCAACCTGAAACAATGGAGGTGTCGCTGCATGATGGCAGTGTCCTTCACAGCTCCGGCGTCATCCGAACGCCGCAAAGTGTGGAACTTGTGGGGACGACTCTGGGAAGCTGCCAGATCCCGGTATCAGCAGTCAGAGCGGTGCAGTTTCAGTCGACGGACGCCACCACCGCTGCACAATGGTCCGCGTTTCTGAAGCGTGATGGACCAAAGGATTTGCTCATCATTCCAAAACGTGATGGCACTGGCCTGGACTTTCTGGCTGGCATAGTTGCATCGATCAGCGAGGACAACGTCTCATTTCTGCTCGATGGTGATACCATTCCGGTTCCCCGGGAACGGGTGTTTGGCATTGTCTTTGCGAAAGCGAAGGATACAGGCCTCAATGGCTCCGCGGTGCTTTACGCAGGCAACAAGCAGCGGGTCGGTGTTTCGGAAGTTCGATATTCTGAAAAAGCATTTCATGTGATGACATCGTGGGGGCAGCGACTTTCATTCGATGCAGATCAGGTCGCACGGATAGATTTTAGTACCGGGCGAATTCAATACCTCTCGGATTTGGATCCACTGCAGGTTCAATTCGATGGAATTGATCCGGATGGCGAGCTGTTCGCCGGACTCATTGATGACGCGACAGCAGAAAAGCTTTATGGTTTGCGGCGAGATTCGACGCTCGATCCTCGTCGGAAAATACGTCTGCGAGGACGACGTTTCGACAAAGGTCTCTGCCTGCATTCCCGGACAACTGTCAGCTACGCACTGGATCAGAAATACCAATCGTTTGAAGCGACAGTAGGTGTCGACGATGAAGTCGCATTCAACCAGATCAGCCAGGTGTTGTTGAAGATTTCAGCGGACGGCAAGGTCCTGTTCGAAAAGCAGATGATAACCAGTGACGAACCTGTCTCAGTAAGCCTTCCAGTCAGCAATATGACCACTCTCGTTATTCTGGTCGACTACGGTGACAGCGACAGCAGTTGCGACTGGGTGGATCTTGCGGACGCGAAACTGATTCTTGCCACGGAAGGTAAGTGA